In Bacillus sp. FJAT-45037, the following are encoded in one genomic region:
- a CDS encoding reverse transcriptase-like protein, translating to MIDVYIDGASAGDPGPSGAGVFINYKDGQVEHFSIPLEVMSNHEAEYEALLHALRICVDKGFKHVSFRTDSQLIDQAIEKRYVKKVRYQPYLREALVLIDSFELFFMKWIPSKQNRNADELARKAIQLDKGIITLDLTEKN from the coding sequence TTGATCGATGTTTATATTGATGGAGCAAGCGCCGGGGACCCGGGCCCTTCTGGGGCAGGAGTTTTTATTAATTACAAGGATGGGCAGGTTGAGCATTTTTCCATCCCATTAGAAGTGATGTCGAATCACGAAGCTGAGTATGAGGCGTTATTACATGCTTTAAGAATTTGTGTGGATAAAGGGTTCAAGCATGTATCATTTCGAACAGACTCACAACTTATTGATCAAGCAATTGAAAAACGATATGTGAAAAAAGTTCGATACCAACCGTATTTACGTGAAGCTCTTGTACTTATCGATTCATTTGAGCTATTTTTCATGAAGTGGATTCCGAGTAAGCAAAACCGTAATGCAGATGAACTTGCTAGAAAAGCAATTCAACTAGACAAGGGAATAATTACCCTTGATTTGACGGAGAAGAATTAG
- a CDS encoding THUMP domain-containing class I SAM-dependent RNA methyltransferase yields the protein MNKVTLIATATMGLEAIVAREVKDLGYNDVKVENGRVEFTADVSAIPRANLWLRTADRVKIKVGEFKAYTFDELFEKTKALPWADLIPVDAEFPVIGKSVKSTLFSVSDCQAIVKKAVVESMKLKHKLDWFDEDGAFYRIEVALLKDVATLTIDTSGTGLHKRGYRYHHNEAPLKETLAAAMIMLTNWKPDRPFADPFCGSGTLPIEAAMIGQNIAPGFNREFASEDWHWIGEDKWNEARQEVEDLANYDQPLDILGADIDHRSVELAQNNAMEAGFDELIQFKQMQVKDFRHKGQYGVLIGNPPYGERLGERPEVEEMYRDMGEAFKLLDTWSIYMLTSHEQFETFYGKKASKKRKLYNGNIKTDYYQFFGPRPPRKD from the coding sequence ATGAATAAAGTGACGTTAATTGCTACAGCGACAATGGGACTTGAAGCGATTGTTGCAAGAGAAGTAAAAGATTTAGGTTATAACGATGTGAAAGTTGAAAATGGCCGAGTGGAATTTACCGCAGATGTAAGTGCGATTCCACGTGCAAATTTATGGCTACGCACAGCTGATCGTGTAAAAATTAAAGTAGGTGAATTTAAAGCTTACACGTTTGATGAACTATTTGAAAAAACAAAAGCTCTTCCGTGGGCAGATTTGATTCCTGTTGATGCAGAGTTTCCCGTGATCGGAAAATCTGTCAAATCAACTTTGTTTTCTGTCTCAGATTGTCAGGCAATCGTTAAAAAAGCGGTTGTAGAGAGCATGAAATTAAAACATAAACTTGACTGGTTTGACGAGGACGGTGCGTTTTACCGGATTGAAGTTGCTCTTTTGAAAGATGTAGCGACTTTAACGATCGACACAAGTGGGACCGGACTTCATAAGCGTGGGTATCGTTACCATCATAATGAGGCACCCTTGAAAGAAACACTTGCTGCAGCGATGATTATGCTAACTAATTGGAAGCCAGACCGTCCTTTTGCAGATCCGTTCTGTGGGTCAGGTACCTTACCGATTGAAGCAGCAATGATTGGTCAAAATATAGCTCCTGGATTCAATCGTGAGTTTGCATCAGAAGATTGGCATTGGATCGGGGAAGATAAGTGGAATGAAGCGAGACAAGAAGTTGAAGACCTCGCTAATTATGATCAACCTCTTGATATTTTAGGGGCAGATATTGATCATCGTTCTGTTGAATTGGCACAAAATAATGCCATGGAAGCGGGATTTGATGAATTAATTCAATTCAAGCAAATGCAAGTGAAAGACTTCCGTCACAAAGGACAATATGGCGTATTAATCGGTAACCCTCCATATGGCGAACGCTTAGGCGAACGACCAGAAGTAGAAGAAATGTATCGTGATATGGGCGAAGCATTTAAATTACTTGATACATGGTCAATCTATATGTTAACGTCACACGAACAATTTGAGACATTTTACGGCAAGAAGGCTAGTAAAAAACGCAAACTTTATAACGGGAACATTAAAACAGACTATTATCAATTCTTTGGGCCAAGACCACCTAGAAAAGATTAA
- the gpsB gene encoding cell division regulator GpsB, with amino-acid sequence MNSQEVRLSAKDILDKEFKTSMRGYNPDEVDKFLDSVIQDYEAFQKKVTQLEQENQKLRREMKQQSERPQRQTPTPSAGSTNYDILQRLSNLEKKVFGSKLYD; translated from the coding sequence ATGAATAGTCAAGAAGTTCGTTTGTCCGCAAAAGATATTTTAGATAAAGAATTTAAAACAAGTATGCGCGGTTATAATCCAGATGAAGTTGATAAGTTTCTTGACTCTGTTATTCAAGATTATGAAGCTTTCCAAAAGAAAGTGACACAACTTGAACAAGAAAATCAAAAACTGCGTCGGGAAATGAAGCAGCAATCTGAACGCCCACAGCGTCAGACACCAACTCCGAGTGCAGGAAGCACAAATTATGATATTCTTCAGCGCTTATCGAATTTAGAGAAAAAAGTATTCGGTAGTAAATTATACGACTGA
- a CDS encoding DUF1273 domain-containing protein, translating to MKVLAVSGYKAHELGIFDPKHQGVTYIKKALEQKFRSYINEGLEWVIISGQLGVEIWAAEVILMLKKEFPEVKLSVLTPFLQQEDRWKEETKEHYRSILQQADYVDSITKRPYDNPAQLRMKNEFIIQKSDAILLLIDEDKVGSPHYYLEPAKKKAETKDYPIYTITPEDLDILIQEVEMERQDNWPNE from the coding sequence ATGAAGGTTCTTGCGGTCTCAGGCTATAAAGCACATGAATTAGGCATTTTCGACCCGAAACATCAAGGTGTTACCTACATAAAAAAAGCGTTGGAACAAAAATTTCGTTCCTATATTAATGAGGGGTTAGAATGGGTCATCATAAGCGGGCAGCTAGGTGTTGAGATTTGGGCGGCGGAAGTGATTTTAATGTTAAAAAAAGAATTTCCAGAAGTGAAGCTATCCGTCTTAACACCTTTTCTACAACAAGAAGATCGTTGGAAGGAAGAGACGAAAGAACATTATCGATCTATTCTCCAACAAGCAGATTATGTTGACAGTATTACAAAACGACCGTATGATAATCCCGCGCAACTTCGAATGAAAAATGAATTCATCATTCAAAAGTCAGACGCAATTCTTTTATTAATTGATGAGGATAAGGTAGGGTCTCCTCATTATTATTTAGAACCAGCGAAAAAAAAGGCCGAAACAAAAGACTATCCTATTTATACAATTACGCCTGAGGACCTAGATATTCTCATCCAAGAAGTTGAGATGGAAAGGCAAGATAATTGGCCGAATGAATAA